In Xyrauchen texanus isolate HMW12.3.18 chromosome 35, RBS_HiC_50CHRs, whole genome shotgun sequence, one DNA window encodes the following:
- the LOC127629115 gene encoding alpha-tocopherol transfer protein-like: protein MADQNGQLDVGPPREPVAGVGFPAPPPPIYACTLTSELVAKAREELQEKPEWRLRDVQALRDMILKDHPNLRTRLDDAFLLRFLRARKFDYDRALQLLLNYHASRKAWPEVFQDLKPSTVKHVLELGFLTVLPRPDPHGRYILCLRPGKWKPNDYPFVDNIRAIYLTLEKLIQPEETQVNGIVILVDYAGVGLSQASNPGPLLAKKVVGILQDGFPIRIKAVNIINEPRIFKGIFAIIKPFLKEKMAERYVLHGSDLGSLHRVIPQSVLPEEYGGMAGRLDMSAWSRTLLEAEEEFVVEFCQPDPLEGVILPDSMLFEGQQAGAHGEDSFRHLRSQLYYCY, encoded by the exons ATGGCAGACCAAAATGGTCAGCTTGATGTGGGCCCTCCCAGGGAACCTGTGGCAGGTGTAGGCTTCCCTGCTCCTCCCCCACCCATCTACGCCTGCACTCTGACTTCAGAATTGGTGGCCAAGGCCCGGGAAGAGCTCCAGGAGAAGCCAGAATGGAGGCTTCGGGATGTCCAGGCATTACGAGATATGATACTCAAAGACCACCCTAATCTGAGGACGCGGTTAGACGATGCATTTCTCCTGCGCTTCCTTAGGGCCAGAAAGTTCGATTATGACCGGGCCCTTCAACTACTCCTGAATTATCATGCCAGCCGGAAAGCCTGGCCTGAGGTGTTCCAGGACCTGAAGCCCTCCACAGTGAAGCACGTGCTTGAACTGGGATTTCTCACTGTCCTGCCCAGACCAGACCCACATGGACGCTACATTCTGTGTTTACGGCCAG GTAAATGGAAGCCTAATGATTATCCATTTGTGGACAACATTCGGGCTATTTATTTGACATTAGAGAAGCTGATTCAGCCTGAGGAAACCCAAGTAAATGGAATTGTGATCCTGGTTGATTATGCAGGTGTTGGCCTCTCTCAAGCTTCTAATCCAGGGCCTCTTCTGGCAAAAAAAGTTGTTGGTATCCTTCAG GATGGATTCCCAATCAGAATAAAAGCAGTAAACATAATAAATGAGCCACGCATCTTCAAGGGTATTTTTGCAATAATTAAGCCCTTTCTGAAAGAGAAAATGGCAGAGAGG TACGTCCTGCATGGCTCAGATCTGGGCTCTCTCCACCGAGTCATCCCTCAATCTGTGTTGCCTGAAGAGTATGGAGGAATGGCGGGAAGACTTGATATGTCTGCCTGGTCCAGAACATTGCTGGAGGCTGAGGAGGAGTTTGTGGTGGAGTTCTGTCAGCCTGATCCTCTGGAGGGCGTAATTCTTCCAGACTCAATGCTCTTTGAGGGACAGCAGGCTGGGGCACATGGAGAGGACTCCTTCAGACATCTACGTTCTCAGCTTTACTATTGTTACTGA